In Desulfovibrio sp. JC010, one genomic interval encodes:
- the ribB gene encoding 3,4-dihydroxy-2-butanone-4-phosphate synthase, with translation MNQNLLSQYGNPVERVEKGLQALREGRGILVTDNEGRENEGDLIFSAEKLSDEQMAMMIRECSGIVCLCLTEEKIEQLNLPMMVEANSSRYQTGFTVTIEAAEGVTTGVSAADRVTTVKAAIADDAAPADLHKPGHVFPLRARAGGVLEREGHTEATVDMMTLAGLNPCGVLCELTNPDGTMARLPEIVEFGQKYDMPVLTVDDIINYRIQIAKKAS, from the coding sequence ATGAATCAGAATCTGTTATCCCAGTATGGAAACCCTGTAGAGAGGGTGGAGAAAGGCCTTCAGGCATTGCGTGAAGGTCGAGGAATCCTTGTCACTGACAATGAAGGCCGCGAGAATGAGGGGGACCTTATTTTCTCTGCGGAAAAGCTCAGTGATGAGCAGATGGCTATGATGATCCGCGAATGCAGCGGTATTGTCTGTCTCTGCCTGACCGAGGAAAAGATCGAGCAGCTTAACCTGCCCATGATGGTCGAGGCTAATTCCAGCCGTTACCAGACCGGATTCACCGTTACCATCGAAGCCGCCGAGGGCGTAACCACCGGGGTTTCTGCCGCTGACCGCGTGACCACCGTGAAGGCTGCCATTGCGGATGATGCCGCACCTGCGGACCTGCACAAGCCCGGGCATGTCTTCCCCTTGCGTGCGCGTGCGGGCGGTGTTCTGGAAAGAGAAGGCCACACCGAAGCAACCGTGGACATGATGACCCTTGCGGGCCTGAATCCCTGTGGCGTGCTTTGCGAACTGACCAACCCGGACGGCACCATGGCCAGACTGCCGGAAATTGTCGAGTTCGGACAGAAGTACGACATGCCTGTACTGACCGTAGATGACATAATTAATTATAGAATTCAGATTGCTAAAAAAGCATCATAA
- a CDS encoding cupin domain-containing protein, with amino-acid sequence MDAKNVKDVEGIKVQQIGYKGGNHEVKGVTIRWLSKSGKDENGQPEYGLRHFTVEPGGEIPAHNHFYLQTVYVEKGQFECFAYDPETDKVVESKICSPGDFVYSECMEPHGMRNISDTEEATFLCCIGCVYEK; translated from the coding sequence ATGGACGCAAAAAATGTTAAAGATGTGGAAGGCATCAAGGTTCAGCAGATCGGCTACAAAGGCGGGAATCATGAAGTAAAGGGCGTGACCATCCGCTGGCTCTCCAAATCAGGCAAAGACGAAAACGGCCAGCCTGAATACGGGCTGCGCCACTTCACTGTTGAGCCCGGCGGTGAAATCCCGGCCCACAACCATTTTTATCTCCAGACCGTGTACGTGGAAAAAGGCCAGTTCGAATGCTTTGCCTACGATCCGGAGACCGACAAGGTTGTTGAGAGCAAAATCTGCAGCCCCGGAGACTTCGTATACTCCGAATGCATGGAACCGCACGGCATGCGCAACATCAGTGACACCGAAGAAGCTACTTTCCTCTGCTGTATCGGCTGCGTTTACGAGAAATAA
- a CDS encoding rhodanese-like domain-containing protein, with protein MKFGKMTGFLVKAVLICALSGGLAVAFNTARPKPYTLAELSHAQPAEVLEITTADLVESYNEGKFFFIDARGEMEFAMGHVPGAVNLPSEKEGEEFTALLAQIDPNIAIVVYCDGLTCGKSLIVAKKLLENGFRNVSVYNEGIDGWISAGMDLEAN; from the coding sequence ATGAAGTTTGGCAAAATGACCGGATTTCTGGTCAAAGCTGTTTTGATATGTGCTCTTTCCGGCGGGCTGGCGGTAGCTTTCAACACCGCCCGTCCAAAGCCGTATACTCTTGCGGAGTTAAGTCATGCCCAACCGGCGGAAGTGCTGGAGATCACAACTGCCGATCTGGTAGAGAGTTATAATGAAGGGAAGTTCTTTTTTATAGATGCGCGCGGTGAAATGGAATTTGCCATGGGCCACGTGCCCGGTGCAGTGAATCTTCCATCTGAAAAAGAAGGGGAGGAATTCACAGCACTGCTTGCGCAGATTGACCCGAATATTGCGATAGTTGTTTATTGTGACGGTCTTACCTGCGGCAAGAGTCTGATAGTGGCTAAAAAACTGCTGGAGAACGGATTCAGGAATGTATCTGTATATAATGAAGGAATCGACGGCTGGATCAGTGCCGGAATGGATTTGGAGGCTAACTGA
- a CDS encoding MauE/DoxX family redox-associated membrane protein has product MEFRSLPRIVLGIVFIIASLDKIIDPLAFAEIIKNYQILPEMMIGPVAFFLPWLEFVCGAMLVCGVFIDTAVAILVAMLLVFIAALSANLYRGIDVACGCFSTDTSSASDMQMTIVRDVVLLVVAGLTLWWRKDEVG; this is encoded by the coding sequence ATGGAATTCAGATCATTACCCCGCATAGTTCTTGGGATTGTATTTATTATTGCCAGTCTGGACAAGATCATCGATCCGCTGGCCTTTGCCGAAATAATCAAAAATTACCAGATTCTGCCTGAAATGATGATCGGTCCGGTGGCCTTCTTCCTGCCATGGTTGGAATTTGTCTGCGGAGCCATGCTGGTCTGCGGAGTGTTTATCGACACAGCTGTCGCGATTCTGGTGGCAATGCTGCTGGTCTTCATCGCTGCACTCTCCGCTAACCTGTACCGGGGCATAGATGTGGCCTGCGGCTGTTTTTCTACAGACACATCCAGCGCATCCGACATGCAGATGACCATTGTGCGGGACGTTGTCCTGCTGGTAGTTGCAGGGCTGACTTTGTGGTGGCGGAAGGATGAGGTCGGGTAG
- a CDS encoding Nif11-like leader peptide family natural product precursor, which produces MAKKEVERLLIAGGENKDVKLKYNAIRTKEEFVSTANEEGYDFTSDELDAVLHESGDDFTTFGNPPARSIWWA; this is translated from the coding sequence ATGGCTAAGAAAGAAGTAGAGCGTTTGCTGATCGCAGGTGGAGAGAACAAGGATGTTAAGCTGAAGTATAATGCCATTCGAACCAAAGAAGAATTTGTCTCCACCGCCAACGAGGAAGGATACGACTTCACAAGCGATGAGTTAGATGCGGTGCTCCATGAATCCGGAGACGACTTCACTACATTCGGCAATCCCCCAGCACGTTCAATCTGGTGGGCGTAG
- a CDS encoding thaumatin family protein — MSPKSGYTGIVMALGACSPSATNTVTYYFVNGTTASEAFKVDNTGNAGAKTYYMKKGLWKVGMVNSNYNQTLTAYINITDTGWTFAKGCSQTDPHPMPYCSAANLFPSPGNNLSPSCQGQKYTPPPAPSGTPSQYWSMTKFSNSTGITMAAGGCSVNSTDATITATYSVVNGNSTAQQFTINNKDNRSMMVYMKQNVLWKVDIENNYFKQKLSTYVKTTSSGWEYANNCTANSKTPRCSASTLLSPTSTTPPTINPGCQKNKYTPPPPPPVICGDNTTKTGWDAKRITITNNCADDAYIVITPPTAKKDYEKPNLKLWKMVAQNASMQEMYANPNDLSSALMFRKKLDSGKTMYLAAPKGGIASGNIGVLLNCQQDPTGIGWPGNCTMGAVPGTPSTGVGTILEYSAGCTYTSEKDRKDKCTINPSSKLNQCLDGSDYYDLSMVNGYSVPMSVKISTDKKYECNVTEINGVADLYDCPRESDKTISANGTYVKPYNNPQLTQPNGIGLHISNNAAVEGRAACITPAQWLNAGGQHPKNTQTVALGKNPVELNELTIADWYACNGIPKGQDSGIPAECQGPGCGGPQCSVGPDGEIASYNEDNLIRGKGIPYTNYVKYLKHIGVDAYAWQFNDDASTLLCKKAGVPIHLTLCPGPEGIKPYQKPYKKQTWTFYDNQCLPAKDKSGKYKTLLDCMQQHYSYTCQQEEVKKIGPKGTVYSAKLNYCKPYRVLNTQGQNGLLGDQSPEEEGVVPMSYQDCIKQEAQCQQFGPAN; from the coding sequence ATGTCACCCAAGAGTGGATATACAGGCATAGTCATGGCTTTAGGTGCCTGTAGTCCCTCAGCAACCAACACAGTCACCTACTACTTTGTAAACGGCACGACTGCATCTGAAGCTTTCAAAGTAGACAATACAGGCAATGCAGGCGCAAAGACCTACTATATGAAAAAGGGCTTATGGAAAGTAGGTATGGTCAACTCCAACTATAATCAAACACTGACCGCGTACATCAATATAACCGACACGGGGTGGACATTTGCGAAAGGATGCAGCCAAACCGATCCGCATCCGATGCCCTATTGTTCTGCTGCCAATCTTTTTCCCAGCCCGGGAAATAACCTCAGCCCCAGTTGCCAGGGACAAAAATATACCCCCCCTCCGGCCCCTTCGGGGACTCCAAGCCAGTACTGGTCCATGACAAAATTTAGCAATTCCACGGGCATAACCATGGCTGCTGGTGGATGTTCTGTAAATAGTACTGATGCGACCATTACGGCGACCTATTCCGTGGTAAATGGAAATTCCACCGCACAACAATTTACCATAAACAATAAAGACAACCGCTCAATGATGGTCTACATGAAGCAAAACGTGCTTTGGAAAGTAGACATTGAAAACAATTATTTTAAACAAAAACTAAGCACTTATGTAAAAACAACCTCAAGCGGCTGGGAGTACGCGAACAACTGCACCGCAAATTCCAAAACCCCCCGTTGCTCTGCATCCACGCTGTTGAGCCCCACAAGTACGACTCCGCCGACAATCAATCCGGGCTGCCAGAAAAACAAATACACCCCGCCCCCGCCGCCTCCGGTCATTTGCGGCGACAATACCACGAAGACCGGGTGGGACGCGAAGCGCATCACCATCACCAACAATTGTGCTGACGATGCCTATATTGTAATCACTCCTCCCACTGCCAAAAAAGATTACGAGAAGCCTAACCTTAAACTCTGGAAAATGGTCGCCCAAAACGCCTCCATGCAGGAAATGTATGCCAACCCCAACGACCTGAGCTCAGCACTCATGTTCCGCAAAAAGCTCGATTCGGGAAAAACCATGTATCTGGCCGCTCCCAAAGGCGGCATTGCTTCGGGCAACATAGGAGTTCTGCTCAACTGCCAGCAGGATCCGACCGGCATAGGCTGGCCCGGGAACTGCACAATGGGAGCGGTTCCGGGAACACCGAGCACAGGAGTCGGCACCATACTTGAATACTCAGCCGGCTGCACATACACGTCTGAAAAAGACAGAAAAGACAAATGCACGATTAACCCCTCCTCCAAGCTAAACCAATGTCTGGATGGATCAGACTACTATGACCTAAGTATGGTGAACGGTTACAGCGTTCCCATGTCTGTAAAAATATCAACCGATAAGAAATACGAGTGCAATGTCACGGAAATCAATGGTGTTGCGGACTTGTACGACTGCCCGAGAGAAAGCGATAAGACAATCTCGGCTAATGGTACTTATGTTAAGCCATACAACAACCCTCAATTGACACAACCGAACGGCATCGGCCTGCATATCAGCAACAATGCAGCAGTTGAAGGCAGGGCGGCCTGCATTACTCCGGCCCAATGGCTTAATGCCGGAGGACAACACCCCAAAAACACTCAAACCGTAGCTCTCGGGAAAAACCCGGTAGAATTAAACGAGCTTACTATTGCAGACTGGTATGCATGCAACGGAATTCCCAAAGGACAGGACTCAGGAATACCTGCAGAATGCCAAGGCCCCGGCTGCGGAGGACCGCAGTGCTCAGTCGGCCCCGATGGAGAAATCGCAAGCTATAACGAAGACAACCTGATACGGGGGAAGGGCATTCCTTACACCAACTATGTTAAGTATCTGAAACATATTGGAGTAGATGCATATGCATGGCAGTTCAATGACGATGCATCCACCCTGCTCTGCAAAAAGGCAGGCGTACCTATCCACCTGACACTCTGCCCCGGCCCCGAAGGGATTAAGCCGTATCAAAAACCATACAAAAAGCAGACTTGGACATTTTACGACAATCAATGCCTGCCGGCAAAGGACAAATCAGGAAAATACAAGACTCTCCTTGACTGCATGCAGCAGCATTACTCCTACACCTGCCAGCAGGAAGAAGTGAAAAAGATCGGCCCCAAAGGCACGGTCTATTCCGCCAAACTCAACTACTGCAAACCGTACCGGGTGCTAAATACTCAAGGCCAGAACGGGTTGTTGGGTGATCAAAGTCCGGAAGAAGAGGGCGTTGTCCCCATGAGTTATCAGGACTGCATCAAGCAAGAAGCCCAGTGCCAGCAATTCGGACCGGCAAATTAA
- a CDS encoding prepilin-type N-terminal cleavage/methylation domain-containing protein: MSKQPAKDSRYERAQSGFTLLELIVVMVIMSVVMAVLLPRLSGQLMGNSLQAAVSDLSSIATSARFRAADTGKEHVLVISRKTGDLKLLSGNRSKVLSSTQLPEKVAVGNMELLGKTVSGPEMQIVFYPRGTASPARLKLVSEKRESMHVFVAGANGGVYVR, encoded by the coding sequence ATGAGTAAGCAGCCGGCAAAAGACAGCAGATATGAGCGTGCGCAAAGTGGTTTTACATTACTGGAACTCATTGTGGTCATGGTCATCATGTCCGTTGTCATGGCTGTGCTTCTGCCACGATTAAGCGGACAACTTATGGGTAACAGTTTGCAGGCCGCTGTTTCCGATTTGAGCAGTATTGCTACCTCGGCCCGCTTCAGGGCTGCGGATACCGGTAAAGAGCATGTGCTGGTCATCAGCCGTAAAACAGGGGATTTGAAGCTGCTTAGCGGAAACAGGAGCAAGGTTTTAAGCAGCACACAACTGCCGGAGAAGGTGGCGGTGGGAAATATGGAGCTTCTGGGCAAAACTGTTTCCGGTCCTGAGATGCAGATAGTTTTCTACCCCCGTGGAACAGCCTCTCCCGCGCGGCTTAAGCTGGTTTCCGAAAAGCGTGAAAGCATGCATGTGTTTGTAGCCGGGGCTAACGGAGGTGTCTATGTTCGTTAA
- a CDS encoding prepilin-type N-terminal cleavage/methylation domain-containing protein, protein MFVKSGSSGFSLMEVMVAMAILSIGLVSVAGVYSQAASSLSQVEGYERAGMEARMRLAAFLNAGDIKPGETSGNCETLPGGRWKIVSRNEDDYPGVSRVEITVLFFTEGREHEYILETAEVDRNLPARSKTQTKDAKK, encoded by the coding sequence ATGTTCGTTAAATCCGGCAGTTCCGGGTTTTCGCTTATGGAAGTGATGGTCGCCATGGCTATTTTGTCCATTGGGCTGGTCTCAGTTGCTGGTGTCTACTCTCAAGCTGCTTCATCGCTCTCGCAGGTGGAGGGGTACGAGCGGGCCGGAATGGAAGCCCGGATGCGGCTGGCCGCTTTTTTAAACGCGGGTGATATCAAACCGGGGGAGACTTCCGGTAATTGCGAAACCCTGCCCGGCGGCAGATGGAAAATAGTCAGTAGAAACGAGGATGATTATCCCGGTGTAAGCCGGGTTGAGATTACAGTGTTGTTTTTCACAGAGGGCAGGGAACATGAGTATATTCTGGAAACAGCTGAAGTTGACCGGAATCTGCCTGCCCGGAGCAAAACCCAGACAAAGGATGCCAAGAAATGA
- a CDS encoding PDZ domain-containing protein, whose amino-acid sequence MKSASRYCFPRILLLFLLGIVLAGCQLNAEPIDVGFQNLSRPLLGLRLKVVHKEHHVIEKEAQEKTNKDQNRALLVVACKPDSPAQKGGVLPGDILLEIDGVPVQGVRDSTFVMQRKRPGNDVALTLYRIGKIIKLGIHLPADVPVTKSTNSPLGGAS is encoded by the coding sequence ATGAAATCAGCTTCACGGTACTGCTTCCCACGGATACTGCTTTTATTTTTGCTGGGCATAGTTTTGGCCGGATGCCAGCTGAATGCTGAACCCATTGACGTAGGTTTCCAGAATCTGTCCCGGCCTTTATTGGGGTTGAGACTGAAAGTTGTTCATAAAGAACACCATGTTATTGAAAAGGAAGCGCAGGAAAAAACCAATAAAGACCAGAATCGCGCCCTGCTTGTGGTGGCATGCAAGCCGGACAGCCCGGCGCAGAAAGGCGGTGTGCTGCCCGGAGATATTCTTCTGGAAATAGACGGAGTTCCGGTGCAGGGAGTTCGTGATTCAACATTTGTCATGCAACGCAAGCGTCCGGGCAATGATGTCGCCCTGACTCTATATAGAATCGGCAAGATCATCAAACTGGGGATTCACCTGCCTGCTGACGTCCCGGTCACCAAGTCAACCAACTCACCTCTCGGAGGGGCTTCATGA
- the gspG gene encoding type II secretion system major pseudopilin GspG: protein MHKGKNGFTLIEMLVVIVIIGVLAAIVAPRFFGKTDEAKVAAAKAQIEDFSMALQSYQLDTGNFPSTQQGLEALVKKPSTAPVPENWHGPYMSKNAIPKDPWNNAYVYTSPGKHSPDFDLLSYGKDGKAGGSGENADITNY, encoded by the coding sequence ATGCATAAAGGGAAAAACGGTTTTACACTTATTGAGATGCTGGTGGTCATCGTGATTATCGGCGTGCTGGCGGCAATTGTAGCCCCGAGGTTCTTCGGCAAGACCGATGAAGCCAAGGTTGCGGCGGCCAAGGCGCAGATTGAGGATTTTTCCATGGCCCTGCAGAGCTACCAGCTGGACACAGGAAACTTTCCTTCCACCCAGCAGGGGCTTGAAGCTCTGGTGAAAAAGCCTTCCACTGCACCTGTGCCTGAGAACTGGCATGGCCCGTATATGAGTAAGAATGCCATTCCCAAGGACCCGTGGAACAATGCTTACGTGTACACTTCTCCCGGCAAGCATAGTCCGGATTTTGACCTGCTCAGCTACGGCAAGGACGGCAAGGCCGGAGGAAGCGGTGAAAACGCGGACATCACCAACTACTGA